The Flavobacteriaceae bacterium 3519-10 genome includes a window with the following:
- a CDS encoding acetyltransferase RfbO, CysE/LacA/LpxA/NodL family → MAYLSQDEINKIGFAQVGHDVFISDKASFHNPAKISIGSFVRIDDFCLLSAGEDGIEIGNYVHISCYACLIGKGLIKLHDYVLISIKATILSSNSDFSGQFAPALKEFDTLDKPYATVFSEAVTFETHTGLGAHSVVLPGVTVGEGTAVGAMSVVYQSLNPWGIYLGNPARFATKRSKRVYKILEDLKESQADI, encoded by the coding sequence ATGGCATACCTTTCTCAAGACGAAATAAACAAAATTGGATTTGCTCAGGTTGGACATGATGTATTCATTTCCGACAAGGCTTCATTTCATAATCCAGCCAAAATCTCTATAGGTTCCTTTGTCAGAATTGACGATTTCTGTCTATTATCAGCAGGCGAAGACGGAATAGAGATTGGCAATTACGTGCATATATCATGTTATGCGTGTTTAATAGGAAAAGGCCTGATCAAACTTCATGATTATGTACTCATTAGTATCAAGGCCACCATCCTCTCCAGTAACAGTGACTTCTCCGGTCAGTTTGCACCTGCATTAAAGGAGTTTGATACTCTTGATAAACCTTACGCAACTGTTTTCTCTGAAGCGGTTACGTTCGAAACACACACCGGTCTGGGGGCACATTCTGTAGTGTTGCCCGGGGTTACTGTAGGCGAAGGAACTGCTGTAGGCGCAATGTCGGTTGTCTATCAAAGTTTAAATCCATGGGGTATCTATCTTGGTAATCCGGCGCGCTTTGCTACGAAAAGAAGTAAACGGGTGTACAAGATTCTCGAAGACCTGAAGGAATCTCAGGCAGATATATAG
- a CDS encoding Lipid carrier : UDP-N-acetylgalactosaminyltransferase: protein MYKLFWKRLIDFTAALVGLIILSPVFLLITLCLAIANSGKPFFFQKRPGIKEKIFSIIKFKTMNDRRDSKGDLLSDYKRLTRIGSFVRKTSLDEIPQLINVLKGEMSLIGPRPLLPEYLPLYTSIQKRRHEVRPGITGWAQVNGRNAISWEDKFTFDVWYVDNLSLSLDLKILLMTVKKVFKSEGINAAGQATTEHFKGSSI, encoded by the coding sequence ATGTATAAATTATTCTGGAAACGCCTGATCGATTTCACCGCCGCTCTTGTTGGTCTGATTATCCTGAGCCCTGTATTTCTGTTAATTACCCTGTGTCTTGCTATCGCGAACAGCGGCAAACCGTTTTTCTTTCAGAAAAGACCGGGAATTAAAGAAAAGATTTTCAGCATTATTAAGTTCAAAACGATGAATGACCGTAGGGACAGCAAGGGTGATTTACTGTCCGATTACAAGCGGCTGACCCGCATCGGGAGTTTTGTGCGTAAGACCTCCCTCGATGAAATCCCGCAACTGATCAATGTGCTGAAAGGGGAAATGTCGCTGATCGGGCCGCGACCCTTGCTGCCTGAATATTTACCCCTATACACTTCCATCCAAAAACGCCGCCACGAAGTGAGACCCGGCATTACCGGCTGGGCGCAGGTGAATGGGCGCAATGCAATAAGCTGGGAAGATAAGTTTACATTCGATGTTTGGTATGTGGACAACCTCAGCCTCAGCCTTGACCTTAAAATTCTTTTGATGACCGTAAAAAAAGTATTCAAATCCGAAGGAATTAACGCCGCAGGCCAAGCCACGACAGAACATTTTAAAGGAAGTTCAATATGA
- a CDS encoding Acetyltransferase, with protein sequence MIVYGASGHAKVIVDILLGIGIKVDKIVDADPAADEIFGIRVEKVSSETVFNADTQAVIAIGSNRIRKEIALRHPFLYTEAIHPRSCVSPYVIIGEGTVVMANVSVNPDVVIGKHCIINTGAVVEHDCILEDYVHISPNAALAGNVTVGEGSHVGAGVSVIPGIRIGKWATIGAGAVVIRDVPDGATVVGNPGRIIKTDTSDENAD encoded by the coding sequence ATGATAGTATACGGAGCAAGCGGGCATGCAAAAGTTATCGTGGATATCCTGTTGGGGATCGGCATTAAGGTCGATAAGATTGTGGATGCCGACCCAGCAGCAGATGAGATTTTCGGAATTCGTGTTGAAAAGGTGTCGTCTGAAACTGTTTTCAATGCCGATACCCAAGCTGTAATCGCGATTGGAAGTAACCGTATCCGTAAAGAGATTGCCCTGCGTCATCCATTCCTCTATACAGAAGCCATCCATCCACGGAGCTGTGTCTCTCCATATGTCATAATCGGTGAAGGTACTGTAGTGATGGCGAATGTTTCGGTTAATCCCGACGTTGTTATTGGCAAACACTGCATTATCAATACCGGAGCGGTAGTGGAGCACGACTGTATACTTGAAGATTATGTGCACATCTCACCAAATGCTGCACTTGCGGGAAATGTCACGGTGGGCGAAGGAAGCCATGTAGGTGCCGGGGTATCGGTAATCCCCGGTATCCGAATCGGGAAATGGGCCACCATTGGTGCCGGCGCTGTTGTAATCCGTGATGTGCCGGACGGCGCTACTGTAGTAGGAAATCCGGGGCGGATTATTAAAACCGACACCTCCGACGAAAATGCGGATTAG
- a CDS encoding Polysaccharide export outer membrane protein — MKIYFPVFIIFTVLLLSACKPKKNIVYLSNNNFEQEISQARYSGLHIQEGDKLQIQVSSFDELAVRPFNRSSMSTTASAADGTSASGSAGGSEYVVSSDGQIIFPVLGVVYCKGMTKQQLKDDLENRLKRYLTDPMVTVTLTNFSIFVLGEVNGPGLKTSPTEKLNIFQAIALAGDLSYDANRTNVKVIRTSETTGKDEVIQLDLSEASVVNSPYYYLQQNDILYVEPDRNKQVSVNNDSAADRWIRYGGVALGLVTLIITLTR; from the coding sequence ATGAAAATCTACTTTCCGGTATTTATTATATTCACTGTACTGCTGTTATCTGCGTGTAAGCCCAAGAAAAATATTGTTTACCTATCGAACAACAATTTTGAGCAGGAAATATCGCAGGCGCGCTATTCCGGCCTGCATATCCAGGAAGGCGACAAACTTCAGATTCAGGTGTCTTCATTTGATGAGCTCGCGGTGCGCCCGTTCAACCGAAGTTCAATGAGTACGACTGCAAGTGCGGCGGACGGAACTTCAGCTTCAGGATCAGCGGGCGGCAGTGAATATGTCGTAAGTTCAGATGGACAGATCATCTTCCCGGTTCTGGGTGTGGTCTACTGCAAAGGCATGACCAAGCAGCAGCTTAAAGACGATCTTGAAAACCGTCTGAAACGATATCTTACAGACCCGATGGTGACGGTGACCCTCACGAACTTCAGTATTTTTGTGTTAGGTGAAGTGAACGGCCCCGGCCTTAAAACAAGTCCGACCGAAAAACTCAATATCTTCCAGGCCATCGCGCTGGCCGGCGATTTAAGCTACGACGCGAACCGTACAAATGTGAAAGTGATCCGCACCTCAGAAACAACCGGCAAGGATGAGGTAATTCAGCTCGACCTTTCGGAAGCCTCGGTCGTGAATTCCCCTTACTATTATCTGCAGCAAAACGACATTCTCTATGTAGAACCCGACCGCAACAAGCAGGTATCGGTGAACAATGATTCTGCAGCCGACAGGTGGATCCGTTACGGCGGGGTAGCGCTGGGCCTTGTAACACTCATCATCACGCTAACCCGATAA
- a CDS encoding Tyrosine-protein kinase wzc, with translation MDPLRRGSAGPCNTHHHANPIIAHMELLENAAPVQRAKPLNIKKEIAKYLRKWPWFLLSIAIFYTAAKIYLRYAEPLYYSKTSLKLQESKGKSTALSDLKNLGMGVSGDNELQGETTVIVSKPILAAVTKNLNLAVSFYSIGKIKEVELYRDSPVTGKIISLNEPDSFGALEKTMTPVGQNSYKLSGISSVFRFGTPAKLSFGTVQIDAKPGATLSAPLKVVFRNPTHVAGALEGRINVSLPENKGLLMELALVGPVPKKSEDILNEVSRQYIIDGINDKNEEAQNSQDFINERLEIITEDLSGIEGQKESFKRSNQIVDLESQASMALSKADENTKQVVTNSMQLDLVNSVLSAAGTGDQLLPSGLGLNSTAETTISEYNSLILTRNRVLKQATPENPTVIEINKQLAALKNLIRKNLTETRETLQLQIGQANAELNVAKGNISKYPTQEKMFRSIDRQQTLKEQLYLYLLQKREENAITLAVTAPKAKIVNPAFTTGIVEPKYTQILYGSVAVGFLLPLLLFVGLNVLDTKVHTKEHILAHAPDAAVIAEIPLNPAENAMVHPNDFSVFAESFRILGSNLKFLLRAGETTGGGVVLVTSSIKGEGKTTVSVNTALTLAGKKRVILVGADIRNPQLHRFVDGKNVGLTDYLVSEETSATSYIRSSGLSPNLDVLFSGQIAPNPNDLLDMQKFNDLITTLKAQYDYVVLDSAPVMLVSDTLHLVENADVVLYIVKSGFTEKDMVNFATGFRQENQIKNMAFVLNSVKPENTRYGDKYGYGYYSYTTDEKPKWWKRFV, from the coding sequence GTGGATCCGTTACGGCGGGGTAGCGCTGGGCCTTGTAACACTCATCATCACGCTAACCCGATAATTGCGCATATGGAACTCCTTGAAAATGCGGCACCGGTACAGCGGGCGAAACCTCTCAATATTAAAAAAGAAATCGCAAAATACCTGCGGAAATGGCCGTGGTTCCTGCTCAGCATCGCGATTTTCTATACGGCAGCTAAAATTTATCTGCGCTATGCAGAACCCCTGTATTATTCGAAAACGTCACTTAAACTTCAGGAATCCAAAGGCAAAAGCACTGCGCTGAGTGACCTTAAGAATCTGGGCATGGGCGTGAGCGGCGACAACGAACTGCAGGGTGAAACCACGGTAATTGTTTCAAAACCGATTCTAGCGGCAGTCACTAAAAATCTTAATCTTGCCGTGAGTTTTTATAGCATTGGAAAGATCAAGGAGGTCGAACTCTACCGCGATTCACCGGTGACCGGAAAGATCATCAGCCTTAACGAGCCCGACAGTTTCGGAGCGCTTGAAAAAACGATGACGCCGGTGGGACAGAATTCATACAAACTTTCGGGAATAAGCAGCGTGTTCCGATTCGGTACTCCGGCAAAACTGTCTTTCGGTACCGTGCAGATCGACGCAAAACCCGGCGCCACTTTATCGGCACCACTCAAAGTTGTATTTAGAAATCCAACCCATGTTGCGGGTGCGCTTGAAGGACGCATCAACGTCTCGCTGCCCGAGAATAAAGGGCTGCTGATGGAGCTTGCGCTGGTTGGCCCGGTTCCGAAGAAATCCGAAGATATTCTCAATGAAGTGTCGCGGCAGTATATCATCGACGGCATTAATGATAAGAACGAAGAGGCGCAGAACAGTCAGGATTTCATCAATGAAAGACTCGAAATCATTACTGAAGACCTGTCGGGCATTGAAGGCCAGAAAGAAAGCTTCAAACGCAGCAACCAGATCGTGGATCTCGAATCTCAGGCGAGCATGGCCTTAAGCAAAGCCGATGAAAACACGAAGCAGGTGGTGACTAACTCGATGCAGCTTGACCTTGTGAATTCAGTGTTATCCGCGGCAGGCACCGGTGATCAGCTGCTGCCGTCCGGACTTGGCTTAAACTCAACCGCTGAAACCACCATTTCGGAATACAACAGCCTGATTCTTACCCGAAACCGCGTACTCAAGCAGGCGACACCCGAAAACCCGACCGTCATTGAGATTAACAAGCAGTTAGCAGCACTTAAAAATTTAATCCGCAAAAACCTGACAGAAACCCGGGAAACTTTGCAGTTGCAGATCGGTCAGGCAAACGCAGAACTCAATGTTGCCAAAGGCAATATCAGTAAATACCCAACACAGGAAAAAATGTTCCGCAGCATCGACAGGCAGCAGACTTTGAAGGAACAGCTGTATCTCTACTTATTGCAGAAACGCGAAGAAAACGCAATCACGCTGGCGGTTACTGCGCCCAAAGCCAAGATCGTAAACCCTGCGTTTACAACAGGCATCGTTGAACCCAAATATACCCAGATCCTGTATGGCTCGGTTGCGGTAGGTTTTCTGCTGCCGCTGTTGCTGTTTGTGGGTTTAAATGTGCTGGATACCAAAGTTCATACGAAGGAACATATTCTGGCTCATGCGCCAGACGCAGCGGTAATCGCCGAAATTCCGCTGAATCCGGCCGAGAACGCGATGGTGCATCCAAACGATTTTTCGGTATTCGCCGAGTCGTTCCGCATTTTAGGTTCAAATCTAAAATTTCTGCTGCGTGCTGGGGAGACTACAGGTGGTGGGGTAGTTCTGGTCACTTCCTCAATTAAAGGCGAAGGAAAGACAACGGTCTCGGTAAACACCGCGCTCACTTTGGCGGGTAAGAAACGCGTCATCCTTGTAGGTGCGGACATCCGTAACCCGCAGCTGCACCGTTTTGTTGATGGCAAAAATGTTGGACTGACCGATTACCTCGTTTCGGAAGAAACCTCGGCCACGTCATATATACGTTCATCAGGTCTGAGCCCAAATCTCGATGTGCTGTTCAGCGGACAGATTGCACCGAACCCCAATGACCTGCTCGATATGCAGAAATTCAATGACCTGATTACGACGCTCAAAGCACAGTACGATTATGTAGTCCTCGATTCAGCGCCGGTCATGCTGGTCAGCGATACGCTGCACCTTGTAGAGAATGCCGATGTGGTGCTCTATATCGTAAAATCCGGGTTCACCGAAAAAGACATGGTGAATTTCGCCACGGGCTTTCGCCAGGAAAACCAGATTAAAAACATGGCCTTTGTGCTTAACAGTGTAAAACCTGAAAACACCCGGTATGGAGATAAATACGGCTACGGATATTATTCATATACAACCGATGAAAAACCGAAATGGTGGAAAAGGTTTGTGTAG
- a CDS encoding O-antigen export system, permease protein: MNKESHPTYYIHSKQSVFSLNLKEVWDYRDLLLMLVKRDFITFYKQTILGPLWFIVQPLLTTAIYVVLFGNIAKLSTDGMPQILFYLSGITVWNYFSESLTKTSTVFTANAGMFGKVYFPRLIMPLSIVASSLMKFAVQFAIFIVFLLYYVIFTDAVQPNAWMLLTPVLILLMAMFALGMGMIFSSLTTKYKDLSFLLSFGIQLFMYITPVVYPVSALPEKYRFLLYFNPLSPIFECFRYAFLGSGSFDLFNLLWSALFIVIILVAGTVIFNKVEKSFMDTV; the protein is encoded by the coding sequence ATGAACAAAGAAAGCCACCCCACCTACTACATCCACTCCAAACAGTCCGTTTTCTCGCTGAACCTAAAAGAAGTCTGGGATTACCGGGACCTCTTGCTGATGCTGGTAAAACGTGACTTCATTACCTTCTACAAACAGACCATCCTCGGGCCGCTGTGGTTCATCGTGCAGCCTTTGCTCACGACCGCCATTTATGTCGTGCTGTTCGGCAATATCGCCAAACTCTCGACCGACGGTATGCCCCAGATCCTGTTTTACCTATCCGGGATTACGGTGTGGAACTACTTTTCCGAAAGTTTAACCAAGACATCGACAGTGTTCACCGCAAATGCCGGCATGTTCGGCAAAGTTTATTTTCCGCGCCTGATTATGCCGCTGTCGATCGTGGCTTCATCACTGATGAAGTTTGCGGTGCAGTTTGCGATATTTATCGTTTTCCTGCTGTATTACGTGATCTTCACCGATGCGGTGCAGCCCAACGCCTGGATGCTGCTGACGCCAGTGCTGATCCTGCTGATGGCGATGTTCGCACTTGGCATGGGGATGATCTTTTCTTCGCTGACCACCAAATATAAAGACTTAAGTTTCCTGCTATCGTTCGGCATCCAGCTGTTTATGTACATTACGCCGGTGGTTTATCCGGTTTCGGCGCTGCCCGAAAAATACCGGTTCCTGCTTTATTTCAATCCGCTATCACCGATCTTTGAATGTTTCCGCTACGCGTTTCTGGGTTCGGGCAGTTTCGACCTGTTCAATCTTTTATGGAGTGCACTGTTTATTGTGATCATCCTCGTCGCCGGAACGGTGATCTTTAATAAGGTCGAGAAGAGTTTTATGGATACGGTGTGA
- a CDS encoding Polysaccharide ABC transporter, ATP-binding protein yields the protein MNCNIAIKAVDISKQYRLGEVGTGTITHDLNRAWARLRGKEDPFLKIGESNDRATKGESDYVWSLKDINFEIEKGDAVGIIGRNGAGKSTLLKLLSRVTKPTTGHFEVQGRIASLLEVGTGFNPEMTGRENIFLNGAILGMRRHEIKRKFDEIVDFAGVERYIDTPVKRYSSGMYVRLAFAVAAHLESEILIVDEVLAVGDAEFQKKCLGKMGDVSKGEGRTVLFVSHNMAAVKNLCNHGILLENGNIDCIGNIDKVVNNYLYLSKNDAKSNFYAKDNQVLKSVEIITDFANIKIGESLRIKFDLNCISPTTQIHLGIHDLENLKISHLTTEYFADLKLRQNSITCVLPKLNLTEGDYYINVLIKDKSVNERYENCLQFHVSSGSYYVDKIPVVRQYSSILMDHFWCDK from the coding sequence ATGAACTGCAACATTGCGATAAAGGCGGTAGACATCTCCAAACAATACCGCCTCGGCGAGGTCGGCACCGGCACCATCACTCACGATCTTAACCGGGCTTGGGCGCGCCTCCGCGGCAAAGAAGACCCTTTTCTCAAAATCGGCGAAAGCAACGACCGCGCTACCAAAGGCGAAAGCGACTATGTCTGGTCATTAAAAGACATCAATTTCGAAATTGAGAAAGGCGATGCCGTAGGCATTATCGGGCGCAATGGGGCCGGGAAATCTACCCTCTTAAAATTGCTAAGCCGCGTGACCAAACCTACGACCGGACATTTTGAAGTACAGGGCAGGATTGCTTCATTACTCGAAGTGGGAACGGGCTTCAATCCCGAAATGACGGGTCGCGAGAATATATTTCTGAACGGCGCTATTTTAGGTATGCGCCGCCACGAGATCAAAAGAAAATTTGATGAAATCGTAGATTTTGCGGGTGTGGAGCGGTACATTGACACACCGGTCAAACGCTACTCTTCGGGAATGTATGTAAGGCTGGCCTTTGCGGTGGCCGCGCATCTTGAATCGGAGATCCTGATCGTTGATGAGGTGCTGGCTGTGGGCGACGCCGAGTTCCAGAAAAAATGTCTGGGCAAGATGGGCGATGTGAGTAAGGGCGAGGGCAGGACGGTGCTGTTTGTGAGCCATAATATGGCGGCGGTAAAAAATCTATGTAATCATGGAATTTTATTAGAGAATGGCAATATTGATTGTATTGGAAATATAGACAAAGTTGTGAACAATTATCTTTATCTAAGTAAAAACGATGCAAAATCAAACTTTTATGCGAAAGATAATCAAGTTTTAAAATCGGTAGAAATTATAACTGATTTTGCCAATATAAAAATAGGAGAATCGCTAAGAATTAAATTTGATTTAAACTGTATTTCCCCTACCACACAAATTCATTTAGGAATTCATGATCTTGAAAACCTAAAAATATCACACTTAACGACTGAATATTTTGCAGATTTAAAACTTAGGCAGAACTCCATAACATGTGTTTTACCTAAATTAAATCTTACAGAAGGAGACTATTATATAAACGTCTTAATTAAGGACAAATCGGTTAATGAAAGATACGAAAATTGTTTACAATTTCATGTCTCATCTGGTTCATATTACGTTGATAAAATACCGGTTGTAAGGCAATATTCTAGTATTTTAATGGATCATTTTTGGTGCGACAAATAA
- a CDS encoding putative acetyltransferase — protein sequence MIEAVKDTCNIYIMKNSGVRTFLIKIIRLNLKTLLINWFTKGNRKNNLIIVKSKFTSFIHHNAEINLNKGNLILNDTMRVSEPFVGMLEMQNNSTINVQGEFIVNSGMHIIVLDNAKLNLGSGYINRNVKIRCSNEITIGKNVAISENVTIWDSDGHAIIGRENDMTKPVFIGNHVWIGNNVTILKGVQIGDNSVIAAGSVVIKDIPANCLAGGTPAKILKQDINWQ from the coding sequence ATGATTGAGGCGGTGAAAGATACGTGTAACATTTATATTATGAAAAACAGTGGAGTACGCACATTTTTAATTAAAATTATAAGACTGAATTTAAAAACTTTGTTGATTAATTGGTTTACTAAGGGTAACAGAAAAAATAACTTAATAATTGTGAAATCAAAATTTACTTCTTTTATTCATCATAATGCTGAAATTAATCTCAATAAAGGTAACTTAATTTTAAATGACACTATGCGAGTTAGCGAACCTTTTGTTGGTATGCTGGAAATGCAAAATAATTCCACTATTAACGTTCAAGGGGAGTTTATTGTAAATTCAGGAATGCATATTATAGTACTTGACAACGCAAAACTTAATTTAGGAAGTGGTTACATTAATCGCAATGTTAAAATAAGATGCAGTAATGAGATAACAATAGGGAAAAATGTCGCGATTTCTGAAAATGTAACTATTTGGGATTCCGATGGTCATGCAATTATAGGACGAGAAAATGATATGACAAAACCAGTTTTTATAGGTAATCATGTTTGGATAGGGAATAACGTCACTATTTTGAAAGGTGTTCAGATTGGGGATAATTCTGTAATTGCTGCTGGATCCGTTGTAATCAAAGATATTCCTGCAAATTGTTTAGCAGGAGGAACACCCGCAAAAATTTTAAAACAAGATATAAATTGGCAATAA
- a CDS encoding putative glycosyltransferase, whose amino-acid sequence MAANTQTMKFSVIIPVYNVEPYLEECLDSLLAQTYHDYEVLLINDGSTDASGKICDRYSEKDSRITVFHQPNKGVSAARNLGLEHAAGEWICFIDSDDVVESQYLAAFAENISADSDLVIQGIKRIGKVNDVFCLFTQLEKISRETFFDHYLIWPHYFSPCNKTYRRNIIAEHNLRFDESIHFAEDTIFNLDYAGYAKGMFTLLPNLHYIYRFNFDGLATRQIGFHKRAYLFEYVKDKLSRFTPKRDELYWYATPALKMLYVDRTVGNTYSPLKIFVKNHKREVLDIFDGGMFSMKCITFLIRHDCYFLLDIIFKLLYRNGK is encoded by the coding sequence GTGGCAGCAAATACTCAAACCATGAAATTCTCTGTAATCATCCCTGTATATAATGTTGAACCTTACCTGGAGGAATGTCTCGACAGCCTTTTGGCGCAAACGTATCACGATTACGAAGTCCTGCTGATTAATGATGGTTCCACGGATGCGAGTGGCAAAATCTGCGACCGCTATTCAGAAAAAGACAGCCGGATCACCGTATTTCACCAGCCAAACAAAGGCGTGAGTGCTGCCAGAAATCTCGGTCTGGAACATGCGGCGGGGGAGTGGATCTGCTTTATAGACAGTGATGATGTAGTGGAATCGCAATATTTAGCAGCCTTTGCAGAAAACATTTCAGCGGATTCGGATCTGGTTATTCAGGGAATCAAAAGAATTGGAAAAGTTAATGATGTTTTCTGCTTGTTTACACAGCTTGAGAAAATCAGCCGAGAAACCTTTTTTGATCATTACCTTATATGGCCGCATTATTTTTCTCCCTGCAATAAGACTTATAGAAGAAATATAATCGCAGAACATAACCTTAGGTTTGACGAATCTATTCATTTCGCAGAGGATACAATCTTTAACTTAGACTATGCCGGGTATGCCAAAGGAATGTTTACTTTGCTTCCAAATCTGCATTATATCTACAGATTTAATTTTGACGGCTTAGCGACCAGGCAGATAGGATTTCATAAACGCGCCTATCTGTTTGAATATGTCAAGGATAAACTAAGCAGGTTCACCCCTAAAAGAGATGAATTGTACTGGTACGCAACGCCTGCCCTTAAAATGCTGTATGTCGATAGAACTGTGGGCAATACATACTCACCTTTAAAAATATTTGTGAAGAATCATAAAAGGGAGGTATTGGATATTTTTGATGGCGGGATGTTTTCGATGAAGTGTATTACATTTTTAATCAGGCACGACTGTTATTTTTTACTTGATATAATCTTTAAACTCCTTTACCGGAATGGAAAATAA
- a CDS encoding capsular polysaccharide biosynthsis protein, with the protein MWKILILNNDLELGGIQKSLIEFVTYLVHSNEFSVDLMLWQKNGPLQKMLPAEVNIIFKNYPATANDILTAKKPLQKLTLLYPFFKSLYCNRILGKPWIFYPKVPTHYDIAVSFTHNGFPRFFSIDRVSANQKFLWFHHGSYHGSVREKDLDNQYYRQFDRIVTVSEANKSMLSSVFPDLRQRLAVVPNIINFGEIILKANETISDMPQNPNEYRFVTVSRFSPEKGLDLALEIASLLNQKGLTFRWYFVGDGPQYSEIQQLAQDKGVAEECVFVGSKENPYAYIKNADLYIQSSYVEAHPITINEALTLKKMIVSTDIASIREILNNGKLGMLCKPEAEIFADAIFELLKNELKQRNLKNAVEEYNFTNEAAYEAINNVLNIRIQEK; encoded by the coding sequence ATGTGGAAAATTCTTATTTTAAATAATGACTTAGAACTCGGTGGCATCCAGAAAAGCCTTATCGAATTCGTTACTTATTTGGTACATTCAAATGAATTTAGCGTTGACCTGATGTTGTGGCAAAAAAACGGACCACTTCAGAAAATGCTGCCCGCGGAAGTGAATATTATTTTTAAGAATTACCCTGCAACCGCCAATGACATTTTAACTGCGAAAAAGCCATTACAGAAGTTAACCTTATTATACCCGTTTTTTAAATCATTGTACTGCAACAGGATTCTGGGAAAACCATGGATATTTTACCCAAAAGTCCCGACACATTATGATATTGCGGTTTCATTCACGCACAATGGATTTCCCCGTTTCTTCAGCATTGACAGGGTTTCGGCAAATCAAAAGTTTCTGTGGTTTCATCACGGTTCTTATCACGGCAGTGTCAGGGAAAAGGATTTAGATAATCAATATTATAGGCAATTCGACAGAATAGTAACAGTATCGGAAGCAAACAAGTCAATGCTATCATCGGTTTTTCCGGACCTTCGGCAGAGGTTGGCGGTTGTGCCTAATATTATTAATTTTGGTGAAATTATTCTGAAGGCAAACGAAACTATCAGTGACATGCCTCAAAATCCTAACGAATACAGATTCGTTACCGTAAGCCGTTTTTCGCCAGAAAAGGGCCTTGATCTTGCGCTTGAGATCGCTTCTCTACTTAACCAAAAAGGGTTGACTTTCAGATGGTATTTCGTTGGCGATGGTCCACAATATTCTGAAATACAGCAGTTGGCACAGGACAAAGGAGTTGCGGAGGAGTGCGTTTTCGTAGGTAGTAAGGAAAATCCTTATGCCTATATTAAGAACGCGGATTTATACATACAGTCCTCCTACGTGGAGGCACATCCAATTACAATCAACGAAGCTTTGACTCTGAAGAAGATGATTGTCAGCACAGATATAGCAAGCATCAGAGAAATATTGAACAATGGAAAATTAGGGATGTTGTGTAAACCGGAAGCGGAGATATTCGCAGACGCGATTTTCGAATTGCTCAAAAATGAACTGAAGCAGAGAAATCTGAAGAATGCTGTCGAGGAATATAACTTTACTAATGAAGCTGCGTACGAAGCGATAAATAATGTACTGAACATACGTATCCAAGAAAAATAA